From a region of the Toxotes jaculatrix isolate fToxJac2 chromosome 7, fToxJac2.pri, whole genome shotgun sequence genome:
- the LOC121184901 gene encoding natterin-3-like, with protein MMWCVAVVLAVLQLCSPALQSDPLLYVSQLQDEQEKPIKPWLDPTLEDVVPSREVTNPAKIREIPETETASHSFPMFGEHVNLKWVTWNGSLPNGAVAIFNGYTERTDYVCKVNCEAGFYTPSKGSFCQYPYADKEYASSKFEVLVNVDHFEFLQWVEDSYGSVPQYAVKTCPNSDIYVGKNKYGLGKVVTQHEAFFLPWEGDEYWYKKYQVLAINRDSYSQHISHVEYGIDQMELFHHPPEALKLTKVTNLECRNVEKKVLLEKTSTVEKTWDIGRETRNGSISTMKAKVPILGPGTVDFTKEQTVTFSEGTTTVESISHSVSVELLVPPNHSCTVRMDGRKMTADIPFTGRLSRTNHNGDTHWTYITGTYDGVSVGEINAVVERCQPVPDAVPCSPSQD; from the exons ATGATGTGGTGTGTCGCTGTTGTCCTGgcagtgctgcagctctgcagcccaGCTCTGCAGTCTGACCCACTGCTCTACGTCTCCCAGCTGCAGGACGAACAAGAAAAACCCATCA AGCCATGGCTTGACCCCACACTTGAAGATGTTGTCCCTTCCCGGGAAGTCACCAACCCTGCCAAAATTAGGGAGATCCCAGAAACTGAGACGGCCTCGCACTCCTTCCCCATGTTTGGCGAACACGTCAACCTTAAGTGGGTCACATGGAATGGCTCCCTCCCAAATGGCGCTGTCGCCATCTTCAACGGCTACACCGAGCGCACCGACTATGTGTGCAAAGTCAACTGCGAGGCTGGCTTCTACACTCCCAGCAAAGGAAGCTTCTGCCAGTACCCCTATGCTGACAAAGAGTATGCATCCTCCAAGTTTGAAGTGCTGGTCAACGTGGACCACTTTGAGTTCCTGCAGTGGGTTGAAGATTCATACGGGTCCGTCCCCCAGTACGCTGTCAAAACCTGCCCCAACTCAGACATCTATGTGGGGAAAAACAAATACGGTCTTGGCAAAGTGGTGACACAACACGAGGCCTTCTTCCTCCCCTGGGAGGGCGATGAGTACTGGTACAAGAAATACCAGGTCCTGGCTATCAACAGAGACAGCTATAGCCAGCACATCTCTCATGTGGAGTATGGCATAGACCAGATGGAGCTGTTCCACCATCCTCCAGAGGCCCTGAAGCTCACCAAGGTCACCAACCTGGAGTGCAGAAATGTGGAGAAGAAGGTGCTGCTGGAGAAGACCAGCACGGTGGAAAAGACCTGGGACATCGGCAGGGAGACCCGCAACGGCTCCATCTCCACCATGAAGGCCAAAGTGCCCATCCTCGGCCCGGGGACAGTGGACTTCACCAAGGAGCAGACGGTGACCTTCTCAGAGGGGACCACCACGGTGGAGTCCATCAGCCACTCCGTCTCTGTGGAGCTGCTCGTCCCACCCAACCACTCCTGCACTGTGAGGATGGATGGCAGGAAGATGACGGCTGACATCCCCTTCACCGGCAGGCTGAGCAGGACCAACCACAACGGAGACACCCACTGGACGTATATCACAGGCACCTACGATGGCGTGAGTGTCGGCGAGATCAACGCTGTGGTGGAGAGGTGTCAGCCAGTGCCTGACGCTGTTCCCTGCTCCCCATCTCAAGACTGA
- the ptrh1 gene encoding probable peptidyl-tRNA hydrolase isoform X2 encodes MRRLLTRVINRVLLSEPFTPAMGIEAEIHSHGRRKLVVGLGNPGMEGTRHSIGMAVLGALASRLGVADRWRGDKNVSGEVIVSEVQHTHVVLLRPRLLMNVNGVSVAKAAAKYGIKPEDILLVHDELDKPLGKMSIKHGGSARGHNGVRSCVDCLHTDVMLRLRVGISRPTGKTSVERHVLGRFSSEEQKVLNSVLAQSVDLLLSELSHKDSQQDSQSPSSPAGGRQAAQKRKDKERSASPAVDSAAAQS; translated from the exons ATGCGACGACTTTTGACAAGAGTGATAAACCGAGTTTTGCTCAGTGAGCCGTTTACGCCAGCGATGGGCATCGAAGCAGAAATACACTCACACGGCCGCCGAAAGCTG gtggtGGGGCTGGGTAACCCGGGGATGGAGGGTACCAGACACAGCATCGGCATGGCGGTGCTGGGCGCTCTCGCCTCCAGGCTCGGTGTGGCTGACCGTTGGCGCGGCGACAAGAACGTGTCCGGTGAGGTCATCGTGTCAGAGGTCCAGCACACACACGTGGTGCTGCTCCGTCCCAGGCTGCTGATGAACGTCAACGGGGTGTCGGTGGCcaaagcag CTGCTAAATACGGCATCAAGCCTGAAGACATCCTGCTGGTCCACGATGAACTGGACAAACCTCTGGGGAAGATGAGCATCAAACATGGGGGAAGTGCCAG AGGTCATAATGGAGTCCGCTCCTGTGTAGACTGTCTTCACACGGAT GTGATGCTCAGACTTCGGGTTGGGATCAGCCGGCCGACGGGGAAAACGTCGGTGGAGCGCCACGTCCTGGGCCGGTTCTCCTCAGAGGAGCAGAAGGTTCTAAACTCTGTTCTGGCCCAGAGCGTggacctcctcctctctgagctcTCCCACAAAGACTCCCAGCAGGACTCCCAGTCCCCCTCctcaccagcagggggcagacAAGCAGCACAGAAGAGAAAGGACAAGGAGCGCTCAGCGTCTCCTGCTGTGGACTCTGCTGCCGCTCAGAGCTGA
- the ptrh1 gene encoding probable peptidyl-tRNA hydrolase isoform X1, with translation MKKVTVLSTFCRYLSQLFKKLLNFVTMRRLLTRVINRVLLSEPFTPAMGIEAEIHSHGRRKLVVGLGNPGMEGTRHSIGMAVLGALASRLGVADRWRGDKNVSGEVIVSEVQHTHVVLLRPRLLMNVNGVSVAKAAAKYGIKPEDILLVHDELDKPLGKMSIKHGGSARGHNGVRSCVDCLHTDVMLRLRVGISRPTGKTSVERHVLGRFSSEEQKVLNSVLAQSVDLLLSELSHKDSQQDSQSPSSPAGGRQAAQKRKDKERSASPAVDSAAAQS, from the exons ATGAAAAAAGTCACggttttaagtacattttgtcGTTATTTGTCGCAGTTGTTCAAGAAGCTGTTGAACTTTGTCACAATGCGACGACTTTTGACAAGAGTGATAAACCGAGTTTTGCTCAGTGAGCCGTTTACGCCAGCGATGGGCATCGAAGCAGAAATACACTCACACGGCCGCCGAAAGCTG gtggtGGGGCTGGGTAACCCGGGGATGGAGGGTACCAGACACAGCATCGGCATGGCGGTGCTGGGCGCTCTCGCCTCCAGGCTCGGTGTGGCTGACCGTTGGCGCGGCGACAAGAACGTGTCCGGTGAGGTCATCGTGTCAGAGGTCCAGCACACACACGTGGTGCTGCTCCGTCCCAGGCTGCTGATGAACGTCAACGGGGTGTCGGTGGCcaaagcag CTGCTAAATACGGCATCAAGCCTGAAGACATCCTGCTGGTCCACGATGAACTGGACAAACCTCTGGGGAAGATGAGCATCAAACATGGGGGAAGTGCCAG AGGTCATAATGGAGTCCGCTCCTGTGTAGACTGTCTTCACACGGAT GTGATGCTCAGACTTCGGGTTGGGATCAGCCGGCCGACGGGGAAAACGTCGGTGGAGCGCCACGTCCTGGGCCGGTTCTCCTCAGAGGAGCAGAAGGTTCTAAACTCTGTTCTGGCCCAGAGCGTggacctcctcctctctgagctcTCCCACAAAGACTCCCAGCAGGACTCCCAGTCCCCCTCctcaccagcagggggcagacAAGCAGCACAGAAGAGAAAGGACAAGGAGCGCTCAGCGTCTCCTGCTGTGGACTCTGCTGCCGCTCAGAGCTGA
- the LOC121184908 gene encoding natterin-3-like produces MKLSVLLLPALLALSSASLQDIVKKSSQLRKVSLLNPELQDLVPEPAGSSVVSGPLTPADLEQQQDLPSSFMFADNVNLEWLTWDGSLPNGAVSIYNGYTERTDYICKYKCEAGFYNPNLGPYCRYPYGDREYYAPEFEILANKDNFEFLEWKEGSYGSVPQHSVRTCPGVGIYVGKNKYGLGKVVPQFEAFFLPWEGDEYWYKKYQVLSINRDAYTQHITDVKYAIDEVAIFQYPPETMRISGVTNNECQTVVKTVTISKTTDVETTWNIGRATMLGITGSITAKIPLIGSGGIELSGEKTLQFSRGTTMVESLSHTVSVELTVPPNHSCRVRMEGRKIKADIPYTARLSRTYRNGETQWTSIAGTYDGVQIGEVRAVVDRCEPVADAKPCP; encoded by the exons ATGAAGctgtctgtgttgctgctgcccGCCCTGCTGGCTCTGTCCTCAGCCAGTCTGCAGGACATCGTGAAGAAGAGCTCACAGCTCAGAAAAG TTTCCTTACTGAACCCAGAGCTGCAGGACCTGGTGCCTGAACCAGCTGGTAGCAGTGTGGTGTCGGGTCCTCTGACTCCTGCTgacctggagcagcagcaggacctgCCTTCGTCCTTCATGTTCGCTGATAACGTCAACCTGGAGTGGCTGACCTGGGACGGCTCTCTGCCCAACGGAGCCGTTTCCATCTACAACGGCTACACCGAGCGCACCGACTACATCTGCAAGTACAAGTGTGAGGCCGGCTTTTACAACCCCAACCTGGGCCCTTACTGCCGCTACCCCTACGGAGACCGTGAGTACTACGCCCCTGAGTTTGAGATCCTGGCCAACAAAGACAACTTTGAATTCCTGGAGTGGAAAGAAGGTTCCTACGGTTCAGTGCCACAGCATTCGGTCAGGACCTGCCCAGGTGTTGGCATCTACGTTGGAAAGAACAAGTATGGTCTCGGGAAGGTTGTTCCTCAGTTTGAGGCCTTCTTCCTGCCTTGGGAAGGCGATGAGTACTGGTACAAGAAATACCAGGTCTTGAGCATCAACAGGGACGCCTACACCCAGCACATCACCGACGTCAAGTACGCCATTGATGAGGTCGCCATCTTCCAGTATCCTCCTGAGACCATGCGCATCTCTGGGGTCACTAACAACGAGTGCCAGACGGTGGTGAAGACAGTCACCATCTCAAAGACGACAGATGTGGAGACAACATGGAACATCGGCCGAGCCACCATGCTGGGCATCACCGGCAGCATCACAGCTAAAATCCCCCTCATTGGCTCCGGGGGCATCGAACTGAGCGGTGAGAAGACGCTGCAGTTCTCCAGGGGAACCACCATGGTGGAGTCGCTCAGCCACACCGTGTCCGTGGAGCTCACCGTCCCGCCGAACCATTCCTGCAGAGTCCGTATGGAGGGACGTAAGATCAAAGCCGACATCCCCTACACAGCTCGCCTCAGCCGCACCTACCGCAACGGAGAGACCCAGTGGACGTCCATCGCTGGGACGTACGATGGAGTCCAGATCGGAGAGGTTCGGGCTGTGGTGGACCGCTGTGAACCTGTGGCTGATGCCAAGCCTTGTCCCTAA